The following coding sequences lie in one Phycicoccus duodecadis genomic window:
- a CDS encoding glycosyltransferase, giving the protein MSTSSGHRVPPGPDAGDRAPLRVLVVAPKGFVGGAEAWLLSILGAAGRRLSVDAVVLDDGPLVEELASRGARVTVRPTGPRPLDLLSAGGSLRTVLRRADPDVVLANGIKAAVAVGPVAWAAGVPLVWVRHDPSFDPTLGRVVHRLATRTVTVTPRGGADVEHPGALVVAPPLLAEPLPRAEALERLHALGVPDGDHLLLGMTTRLAPYKGLDTAIRALARPGATRWRLVVAGVDDPGAPGEQARLAALAREAGVEDRVTWLGSVDGAGRLAAGFDAVALLTRAGVPGYPSAEGHPLVMIEALAAGTPVVTDPRTVPPARDAATARGCALVDATDPVDVAAALHRLAETDARAAVAAEAGAVGAVHPRAPEVADTIVTVLREAATRPGAGEADGPAVTVVTTVLNEATGVDELLELLVPQLRHDDRLVVVDGGSTDGTWERLQEWESREPRVEASSAPGAGISAGRNIGIRRARTAWVACTDVGCRPEPGWLDGFRRAAGTGRYDLVTGVYRAGDDGSDWSRALAAVAYPRPAEQRRRTPLVRTYGRFLGRAYDARLCTGRSVAFTRDAAEAAGGFPEHLATAEDVRFGMAAVDAGARPVLSLDAEVTWAQRPTLAANGRMFRGYGRGDGLSGDRVLVGRNLARALVFASLPVLALHPTGRRLAVSGLATYLSLPLARAARGPRPLPTMVLVPAVAAYRDLMKARGCAEGLLQRRRERTRA; this is encoded by the coding sequence ATGAGCACGTCCTCCGGCCATCGGGTCCCCCCGGGGCCGGACGCCGGCGACCGGGCGCCCCTCCGCGTGCTGGTCGTGGCGCCGAAGGGCTTCGTCGGCGGCGCCGAGGCCTGGCTGCTGTCGATCCTCGGCGCCGCCGGGAGGCGGCTGTCGGTCGACGCGGTCGTCCTCGACGACGGGCCACTGGTGGAGGAGCTCGCGTCACGCGGCGCGAGGGTCACGGTGCGGCCCACCGGCCCCCGCCCCCTGGACCTCCTGAGCGCCGGCGGCTCCCTGCGCACAGTGCTGCGCCGGGCCGACCCCGACGTCGTGCTCGCCAACGGCATCAAGGCCGCGGTCGCCGTCGGGCCCGTGGCGTGGGCCGCCGGGGTCCCGCTGGTCTGGGTCCGGCACGACCCGAGCTTCGACCCCACCCTCGGCCGTGTCGTGCACCGGCTGGCCACCCGCACCGTCACCGTCACCCCGCGGGGCGGTGCCGACGTCGAGCACCCGGGCGCCCTCGTCGTCGCTCCGCCCCTGCTGGCCGAACCGCTCCCCCGGGCCGAGGCGCTGGAGCGGCTGCACGCGCTGGGTGTGCCCGACGGCGACCACCTCCTCCTCGGGATGACGACCCGCCTCGCCCCCTACAAGGGGCTCGACACCGCCATCCGCGCCCTCGCCCGACCCGGGGCCACCCGCTGGCGGCTCGTCGTCGCCGGCGTCGACGACCCCGGAGCCCCCGGCGAGCAGGCCCGCCTCGCGGCCCTCGCCCGTGAGGCGGGCGTCGAGGACCGCGTCACCTGGCTCGGCTCCGTCGACGGCGCCGGCCGTCTGGCCGCCGGCTTCGACGCCGTCGCCCTGCTCACGCGGGCCGGCGTCCCGGGGTACCCGTCGGCCGAGGGCCACCCCCTCGTCATGATCGAGGCCCTCGCGGCCGGCACGCCCGTGGTCACCGACCCGCGCACCGTCCCCCCGGCCCGCGACGCCGCCACCGCCCGCGGCTGCGCGCTCGTCGACGCCACCGACCCGGTCGACGTCGCCGCCGCGCTGCATCGGCTGGCCGAGACCGACGCCCGAGCGGCCGTGGCCGCCGAGGCCGGTGCCGTCGGGGCCGTCCACCCCCGGGCGCCCGAGGTCGCCGACACCATCGTCACCGTCCTGCGCGAGGCCGCCACCCGCCCCGGCGCGGGGGAGGCCGACGGCCCGGCGGTCACCGTCGTCACCACCGTCCTGAACGAGGCCACCGGGGTCGACGAGCTGCTCGAGCTGCTCGTCCCGCAGCTGCGCCACGACGACCGCCTGGTCGTGGTCGACGGCGGCTCCACCGACGGCACGTGGGAACGCCTGCAGGAGTGGGAGTCCCGCGAGCCTCGGGTCGAGGCGAGCAGCGCACCGGGCGCCGGGATCTCCGCGGGGCGCAACATCGGCATCCGGCGTGCGCGTACCGCATGGGTGGCCTGCACCGACGTCGGATGCCGCCCGGAGCCCGGCTGGCTCGACGGCTTCCGGCGCGCCGCCGGCACCGGCCGCTACGACCTCGTCACCGGGGTCTACCGCGCCGGCGACGACGGCTCCGACTGGTCGCGCGCCCTGGCCGCGGTCGCCTACCCCCGCCCCGCCGAGCAGCGTCGCCGCACCCCGCTGGTCCGTACCTATGGGCGGTTCCTGGGGCGGGCCTACGACGCGCGCCTCTGCACCGGCCGGTCGGTGGCCTTCACCCGCGACGCGGCCGAGGCGGCGGGGGGCTTCCCCGAGCACCTGGCGACCGCCGAGGACGTGCGCTTCGGGATGGCCGCCGTCGACGCCGGCGCCCGGCCCGTGCTGTCGCTCGACGCCGAGGTCACCTGGGCCCAGCGGCCGACCCTCGCCGCCAACGGCCGGATGTTCCGCGGCTACGGGCGCGGCGACGGCCTCTCGGGCGACCGGGTCCTGGTGGGGCGCAACCTCGCCCGGGCCCTGGTCTTCGCGTCTCTCCCCGTCCTGGCCCTGCACCCGACCGGGCGGCGGCTGGCCGTCTCGGGGCTGGCCACCTACCTGTCGCTCCCGCTCGCGCGGGCCGCCCGCGGACCGCGCCCGCTGCCGACCATGGTGCTCGTGCCCGCCGTGGCGGCCTACCGTGACCTCATGAAGGCGCGCGGCTGCGCCGAGGGTCTGCTGCAGCGGCGTCGTGAGAGGACGCGGGCATGA
- a CDS encoding O-antigen ligase family protein, with translation MSTLTPTRAPAPAPGGGRRPTLSTGAVTGAAVFLAVALVVVIAWQGPVVALAGLGLVVAVAVVTRRASIAISVPLLAAPVALHEIPGGQGAQVIHLLLVAVIAVIVLAGLRGQLPAPPRTVLAGLVFVVALLITTLTSIDPFRGLKVSVNHVLGLLVCVAAAAVARHSHAYLREVLRLWTLASLTVVLPNLPEAARGSARFGGAIVSDRAQGVFAQPNDFGEFSLYCIGAALALTVAAERRLDRVIGIVGVLAGTAALGLSFSRGSWIGAGAMVVLACVLAPRLLRRLVPVVAGASVVAAVATALAIPPFGLLAERLASLTSGAPNPQDDRPVIYAEAFRLWLERPFLGHGPGTFAQLAQEPGALLVRRPYIHAHSVPLDLAAETGLVGVLALALVTLTAMVVVLRALGRLRRVGDPRAVRERTTLAVLAALMGGVAVHGLIDVNYTNPFLIPVAWTMLGLVLGTAARAHDGGSAPGPRGAARTGVDRP, from the coding sequence ATGAGCACCCTCACCCCCACCAGAGCGCCGGCGCCGGCGCCCGGCGGCGGACGCCGGCCGACACTATCGACCGGCGCGGTCACCGGTGCCGCGGTCTTCCTCGCCGTGGCTCTGGTGGTGGTCATCGCCTGGCAGGGCCCCGTCGTGGCGCTGGCCGGCCTCGGCCTCGTCGTCGCCGTCGCCGTCGTCACCCGGCGAGCCTCGATCGCCATCTCGGTGCCGCTCCTCGCCGCCCCGGTGGCGCTGCACGAGATCCCCGGCGGCCAGGGGGCCCAGGTCATCCACCTGCTCCTGGTCGCGGTCATCGCCGTCATCGTGCTGGCCGGACTGCGCGGCCAGCTGCCCGCTCCCCCACGCACGGTGCTGGCGGGCCTGGTCTTCGTCGTCGCCCTGCTCATCACGACCCTCACCTCGATCGACCCGTTCCGCGGCCTCAAGGTGTCGGTCAACCACGTCCTCGGGCTGTTGGTCTGCGTCGCCGCCGCGGCGGTGGCGCGCCACTCCCACGCGTACCTGCGAGAGGTCCTGCGGCTGTGGACCCTCGCCTCGCTCACGGTCGTCCTGCCCAACCTGCCGGAGGCGGCGCGGGGCTCGGCCCGCTTCGGCGGCGCGATCGTCAGTGACCGGGCCCAGGGCGTCTTCGCCCAGCCCAACGACTTCGGTGAGTTCTCCCTCTACTGCATCGGTGCCGCGCTGGCCCTCACGGTGGCGGCCGAGCGGCGTCTCGACCGGGTCATCGGCATCGTCGGGGTCCTGGCCGGCACGGCGGCCCTGGGCCTGTCGTTCTCGCGCGGCTCCTGGATCGGCGCCGGCGCGATGGTGGTCCTCGCCTGCGTGCTCGCGCCCCGGCTCCTGCGCCGCCTCGTCCCGGTGGTCGCCGGCGCCTCGGTGGTGGCCGCCGTCGCCACCGCGCTGGCCATCCCCCCGTTCGGGCTGCTGGCCGAGCGGCTGGCATCCCTGACCTCCGGCGCCCCCAACCCGCAGGACGACCGCCCGGTCATCTACGCCGAGGCCTTCCGTCTCTGGCTCGAGCGCCCCTTCCTCGGGCACGGCCCTGGCACGTTCGCCCAGCTGGCCCAGGAGCCGGGCGCCCTCCTGGTGCGCCGACCCTACATCCACGCCCACTCGGTGCCCCTCGACCTCGCGGCCGAGACGGGCCTGGTGGGGGTCCTGGCCCTCGCCCTCGTCACGCTGACGGCGATGGTCGTGGTGCTGCGGGCACTGGGCCGCCTACGTCGTGTCGGCGACCCGCGGGCCGTGCGCGAGCGCACCACTCTGGCGGTCCTCGCGGCCCTGATGGGCGGGGTGGCCGTGCACGGGCTCATCGACGTCAACTACACCAACCCGTTCCTCATCCCGGTCGCGTGGACCATGCTCGGGCTCGTCCTGGGCACGGCCGCGAGGGCCCACGACGGCGGGTCGGCGCCGGGCCCTCGCGGCGCCGCGCGGACGGGCGTGGACCGCCCGTGA
- a CDS encoding oligosaccharide flippase family protein — protein MSTPSDVAARNPVTRQVARAGALTGVGAVVSAVMGFAFTVVAGRSLGTAGAGVVFVITSLFTIATTMLKLGSDTTSVRVAARLVALGRGRDVRSVVRRLGVPVLALTLVTAAVVIALAPEVARAALGRSVSTPGAVAGVVVLALLIPAQTMTVILLALLRGLGDIRTLVLVDQVLKPTLRVVLVGAAALVVPGVLGVTVAWVLPVAAGIVVTVVILRRRLDAAEAVTPSLDPEALDAPDESSSRALWAYTLPRAVAQALEIVSLSIGVTLVGRLAGASEAGLFGAVNRLAVAGMLVWQAVRIVISPNIAALLTSHDVDGVRRLHQTGSGWIAALAWPGYLVLAAASPTVLRLFGDDFGAGSAALTTVAIAMLVPSLVGPAQSLVLMAGWSTLGLLVSVAALVTNLVLIFALVPELGAFGAAIAWGAALVVESALYVAITRARLGIWAVGRPALVSAAVATVTVGLPLGVATLSGAGEYVVVGVAALSLLAHLALLMVLRRHVHLDQFVRALRRRGAPSSEKSPR, from the coding sequence GTGAGCACCCCCTCGGACGTCGCGGCGCGCAACCCCGTCACGCGCCAGGTCGCCCGGGCGGGTGCGCTGACCGGGGTCGGCGCGGTGGTCTCGGCCGTCATGGGCTTCGCGTTCACGGTCGTGGCGGGTCGCAGCCTGGGCACCGCGGGCGCCGGTGTCGTCTTCGTCATCACCTCCCTCTTCACCATCGCCACGACCATGCTCAAGCTGGGTTCCGACACCACGTCGGTGCGGGTGGCGGCCCGGCTGGTGGCGCTCGGGCGGGGGCGCGACGTGCGCTCGGTCGTGCGCCGCCTGGGCGTCCCGGTGCTGGCCCTCACCCTGGTCACCGCCGCCGTCGTCATCGCCCTGGCGCCCGAGGTCGCGCGGGCCGCCCTCGGCCGCTCCGTGTCGACCCCCGGAGCCGTCGCGGGGGTCGTCGTCCTCGCGCTCCTCATCCCGGCGCAGACCATGACCGTCATCCTCCTGGCGCTGCTGCGGGGCCTGGGCGACATCCGCACGCTGGTCCTCGTCGACCAGGTCCTCAAGCCCACCCTGCGCGTGGTCCTGGTCGGTGCCGCAGCCCTCGTCGTGCCCGGGGTGCTCGGGGTCACCGTCGCCTGGGTGCTGCCGGTGGCGGCGGGCATCGTCGTCACGGTCGTCATCCTGCGCCGACGGCTCGACGCCGCCGAGGCCGTGACGCCGTCGCTGGACCCGGAGGCCCTCGACGCGCCCGACGAGTCGTCGTCGCGCGCGCTGTGGGCCTACACGCTGCCGCGGGCGGTGGCGCAGGCCCTCGAGATCGTCAGCCTGAGCATCGGCGTGACGTTGGTGGGCCGGCTGGCCGGAGCCTCCGAGGCCGGTCTCTTCGGGGCGGTCAACCGCCTGGCCGTCGCCGGCATGCTGGTGTGGCAGGCCGTCCGCATCGTCATCTCCCCCAACATCGCGGCCCTGCTCACGAGCCACGACGTCGACGGCGTGCGGCGCCTGCACCAGACCGGCTCCGGATGGATCGCCGCGCTGGCGTGGCCGGGCTACCTCGTGCTGGCCGCGGCCAGCCCCACCGTGCTGCGCCTGTTCGGCGACGACTTCGGGGCGGGCAGCGCCGCCCTCACCACGGTGGCCATCGCGATGCTGGTCCCCTCGCTCGTCGGGCCCGCCCAGTCGCTGGTCCTGATGGCCGGGTGGAGCACCCTCGGCCTCCTCGTCTCGGTGGCCGCGCTCGTCACGAACCTGGTCCTGATCTTCGCCCTCGTCCCCGAGCTGGGGGCGTTCGGCGCGGCCATCGCCTGGGGGGCGGCGCTCGTCGTCGAGAGCGCCCTCTACGTGGCCATCACGCGGGCCCGGCTCGGCATCTGGGCGGTCGGCCGCCCGGCGCTGGTCTCGGCAGCGGTCGCCACCGTCACGGTCGGCCTCCCCCTCGGGGTCGCCACCCTGTCGGGCGCCGGCGAGTACGTGGTCGTGGGCGTCGCGGCCCTGTCGCTGCTGGCGCACCTCGCCCTGCTGATGGTGCTGCGGCGCCACGTGCACCTCGACCAGTTCGTCCGGGCCCTGCGGCGTCGCGGGGCCCCCTCCTCCGAGAAGAGCCCGCGATGA
- a CDS encoding sulfotransferase family protein: protein MSTPNPPKPVRQEEVPSRLRSVKKKVPTPVKALARQATRAAGLATASRRTDPDFLVVGTKRGGTTSLWNYLVDHPDVLPMFPAAQEIKSPHYFDIHYDRGRRWYRSHFPTEAERARHERRTGHRALAGEASPYYMFHPLAPQRIAADLPDVRLVVSLRNPVERIWSHYHERVAGHTETLSFDAALEAEPGRLGGEAERIVSDAPRYYSHHHDLSSYLARGHYDEQLRVLTDLFPPHRLLVLRAEDFYADPAAELAKVCAHLGLRLHGADAFPQYNKLPRSSLPEEARARLEDYYRPHVRATEEILGRDLGWF, encoded by the coding sequence ATGAGCACCCCGAACCCCCCGAAGCCCGTGCGCCAGGAGGAGGTGCCGAGCCGGCTGCGCTCGGTCAAGAAGAAGGTGCCCACGCCCGTCAAGGCGCTGGCCCGGCAGGCCACCCGGGCCGCCGGCCTCGCGACCGCGTCGCGGCGCACCGACCCCGACTTCCTCGTGGTCGGCACCAAGCGCGGTGGCACCACCTCGCTCTGGAACTACCTCGTGGACCACCCCGACGTGCTGCCGATGTTCCCGGCCGCGCAGGAGATCAAGTCGCCGCACTACTTCGACATCCACTACGACCGTGGCCGCCGCTGGTACCGCTCGCACTTCCCCACCGAGGCCGAGCGCGCGCGCCACGAGCGGCGCACGGGGCACCGGGCGCTGGCGGGCGAGGCCTCCCCCTACTACATGTTCCACCCGCTGGCGCCGCAGCGGATCGCCGCCGACCTGCCGGACGTCCGCCTCGTCGTGAGCCTGCGCAACCCGGTCGAGCGCATCTGGAGCCACTACCACGAGCGGGTCGCTGGGCACACCGAGACGCTGTCGTTCGACGCCGCCCTCGAGGCCGAGCCGGGACGCCTGGGCGGCGAGGCCGAGCGCATCGTCAGCGACGCCCCGCGCTACTACAGCCATCACCACGACCTGTCGTCCTACCTGGCCCGAGGTCACTACGACGAGCAGCTGCGCGTGCTGACCGACCTGTTCCCACCGCACCGGCTCCTGGTGCTGCGGGCCGAGGACTTCTACGCCGACCCCGCCGCCGAGCTGGCCAAGGTGTGCGCCCACCTGGGGCTGCGGCTGCACGGCGCCGACGCGTTCCCGCAGTACAACAAGCTGCCGCGGTCCTCGCTCCCCGAGGAGGCGCGGGCGCGGCTCGAGGACTACTACCGGCCGCACGTGCGCGCCACCGAGGAGATCCTCGGGCGCGACCTCGGCTGGTTCTGA
- a CDS encoding AGE family epimerase/isomerase, with translation MTSWLDTPAHRTWLEGGLADLVAFSLRSIRPEGGFHHLDGAGDPLPGRSPQLFLTARMGYVAAIAVRHGIPGAGELLDHAMTSLTGLHADPEHGGWLSEPGSVTRKMTYDHVHVGLAAATALEVGHPAAAGLLAQVAEVVDAHLWDDDAQALRESFAPDWSDSEDYRGANANMHGLEAFLAMGTALQEARWHERGLAIAARLIDGAARDHGWLLPEHYTPDWQVVLDYNRDEPMHPFRPYGATFGHSLEWARFLLQLDDSPLVASPPWLAEAAEALTRRALDGGWDLDGRPGLVYTVDWDGTPVADVRLHWPVCEGIQIAAYLLRRTGDEHWEGWYRRLWDHAARYWVDDAGTWRNELDDRMHEAGRIWPGRPDVYHCGGALATPLEV, from the coding sequence GTGACGTCCTGGCTCGACACCCCCGCCCACCGCACCTGGCTCGAGGGCGGCCTGGCCGACCTCGTCGCGTTCTCGCTGCGCTCCATCCGGCCCGAGGGCGGCTTCCACCACCTCGACGGTGCCGGCGACCCGCTGCCGGGGCGCTCGCCGCAGCTGTTCCTGACGGCGCGGATGGGGTACGTCGCGGCCATCGCGGTGCGGCACGGCATCCCTGGTGCGGGCGAGCTGCTCGACCACGCGATGACCTCGCTCACCGGCCTGCACGCCGACCCCGAGCACGGCGGATGGCTCAGCGAGCCCGGCAGCGTCACCCGCAAGATGACCTACGACCACGTTCACGTCGGGCTGGCCGCGGCCACCGCGCTCGAGGTCGGGCACCCCGCGGCGGCCGGCCTCCTCGCGCAGGTGGCCGAGGTCGTCGACGCCCATCTCTGGGACGACGACGCGCAGGCCCTGCGCGAGTCGTTCGCCCCCGACTGGAGCGACTCCGAGGACTACCGCGGGGCCAACGCCAACATGCACGGCCTCGAGGCCTTCCTCGCCATGGGCACCGCGCTGCAGGAGGCCCGCTGGCACGAGCGCGGGCTCGCGATCGCCGCGCGCCTCATCGACGGCGCGGCGCGTGACCACGGCTGGCTGCTGCCCGAGCACTACACCCCCGACTGGCAGGTCGTGCTCGACTACAACCGCGACGAGCCGATGCACCCGTTCCGGCCGTACGGCGCGACCTTCGGGCACTCGCTCGAGTGGGCCCGCTTCCTGCTACAGCTCGACGACTCGCCCTTGGTCGCGTCACCGCCGTGGCTGGCGGAGGCCGCCGAGGCGCTCACCCGGCGAGCCCTCGACGGCGGCTGGGACCTCGACGGGCGCCCGGGGCTGGTCTACACGGTCGACTGGGACGGCACGCCCGTGGCCGACGTGCGGCTGCACTGGCCGGTGTGCGAAGGCATCCAGATCGCGGCCTACCTGCTGCGACGCACCGGCGACGAGCACTGGGAGGGCTGGTACCGCCGGCTCTGGGACCACGCGGCCCGCTACTGGGTCGACGACGCGGGTACCTGGCGCAACGAGCTCGACGACCGGATGCACGAGGCCGGCCGCATCTGGCCCGGGCGCCCCGACGTCTACCACTGCGGCGGCGCGCTGGCCACGCCCCTCGAGGTCTGA
- a CDS encoding D-hexose-6-phosphate mutarotase, translating to MNASTTSRRVDGPAGTAEVLDTGALVLRWAPAGRDPVLFAHPGVGSDPAGPPHAGVPVCWPWFGPGPEPDAPAHGIARAAVWRYLGTTSDGDVTVVAHRLTPDEATSPWWPHPYRLDLEATFGSALTLRLTTANLGDEPFVVGEALHAYLAVGDVREVRVGGLDGAAFHDKVAGEDRVQEGDLVLTGETDRVYRSTAPVVVSDPVLRRRLVVEAEGAADRVVWNPWAGKAAGIDDIGGHWSRFVCVEAANALADVVTVAPGATHTLTYRLSVEDL from the coding sequence GTGAACGCGTCCACCACCTCCCGTCGGGTCGACGGGCCTGCCGGCACGGCGGAGGTGCTGGACACCGGGGCGCTGGTGCTGCGCTGGGCCCCGGCCGGGCGCGACCCGGTCCTGTTCGCCCACCCGGGCGTCGGGTCCGACCCCGCAGGCCCGCCGCACGCCGGGGTCCCGGTGTGCTGGCCCTGGTTCGGCCCCGGGCCGGAGCCCGACGCGCCGGCGCACGGCATCGCCCGCGCTGCGGTCTGGCGGTACCTGGGTACCACCTCCGACGGCGACGTCACCGTCGTCGCGCACCGGCTCACCCCCGACGAGGCCACGAGCCCTTGGTGGCCGCACCCGTACCGGCTCGACCTCGAGGCCACCTTCGGGTCAGCGCTCACCCTGCGCCTGACCACCGCCAACCTGGGCGACGAGCCGTTCGTCGTGGGCGAGGCCCTGCACGCCTACCTCGCCGTCGGCGACGTGCGCGAGGTCCGCGTGGGTGGGCTCGACGGCGCGGCCTTCCACGACAAGGTCGCGGGCGAGGACCGGGTGCAGGAGGGCGACCTCGTCCTCACCGGCGAGACCGACCGCGTGTACCGCTCCACCGCACCGGTGGTCGTCAGCGACCCGGTGCTGCGGCGGCGGCTGGTCGTCGAGGCCGAGGGTGCGGCCGACCGCGTCGTCTGGAACCCCTGGGCCGGCAAGGCCGCCGGCATCGACGACATCGGGGGGCACTGGTCGCGCTTCGTCTGCGTGGAGGCCGCCAACGCCCTCGCCGACGTGGTCACCGTGGCCCCCGGCGCCACCCACACGCTCACCTACCGGCTCTCCGTGGAGGATCTGTGA
- a CDS encoding TerC family protein: protein MSTLPTLLTAAQPAATQDSVGTPLLWGITIGGVLLLFVLDFVITRKPHEVSMKEAVGWSSFYIALPLAFGVFVWSRYGGDRGIEYYTGYLVEKSLSVDNLFVFMLLLTAFAVPKELQQRVLLVGVAGALVLRGVFIALGAQMIASFSWTFLLFGAVLLVTAVKVLRDALSHEDAAVDIGSLRTVRLLRRFRPVVDDYRGPRMTVLESGRRALTPLALVTVAILGTDIVFAVDSVPAVFGITGDAYLVFATNAFALLGLRALYFVLEGLLGALAHLGFGLAAILAFIGVKLVLHWAHGVWPATPEVPTLASLGVIIGILALVTVTSLVAKRRAEARDADDGAPPRRETVGSEVS from the coding sequence ATGTCGACCCTGCCCACCCTGCTCACGGCGGCCCAGCCGGCCGCCACCCAGGACTCCGTCGGGACCCCGCTGCTCTGGGGGATCACCATCGGCGGCGTCCTGCTGCTCTTCGTCCTCGACTTCGTCATCACCCGGAAGCCGCACGAGGTCTCGATGAAGGAGGCCGTCGGCTGGTCGTCCTTCTACATCGCGCTGCCGCTGGCGTTCGGGGTCTTCGTCTGGAGCCGGTACGGCGGCGACCGCGGCATCGAGTACTACACCGGCTACCTCGTCGAGAAGTCGCTCTCGGTCGACAACCTGTTCGTCTTCATGCTGCTGCTCACCGCCTTCGCGGTGCCCAAGGAGCTCCAGCAGCGAGTGCTGCTGGTCGGGGTCGCCGGCGCGCTGGTGCTGCGCGGCGTCTTCATCGCCCTCGGCGCGCAGATGATCGCCTCCTTCTCGTGGACCTTCCTCCTGTTCGGCGCCGTCCTGCTGGTCACGGCCGTCAAGGTGCTGCGCGACGCCCTGTCGCACGAGGACGCCGCCGTCGACATCGGCAGCCTGCGCACCGTCAGGCTGCTGCGCCGCTTCCGGCCGGTCGTCGACGACTACCGCGGCCCGCGGATGACGGTGCTGGAGAGCGGCCGGCGTGCCCTCACCCCTCTTGCGCTGGTCACCGTCGCCATCCTCGGCACCGACATCGTCTTCGCGGTCGACTCCGTGCCGGCGGTCTTCGGCATCACCGGCGACGCGTACCTGGTGTTCGCCACCAACGCGTTCGCCCTGCTCGGCCTGCGCGCGCTGTACTTCGTCCTCGAGGGCCTGCTCGGCGCGCTGGCGCACCTGGGTTTCGGCCTCGCGGCCATCCTGGCGTTCATCGGCGTCAAGCTCGTCCTGCACTGGGCCCACGGCGTCTGGCCGGCCACCCCCGAGGTGCCCACCCTGGCCTCGCTGGGCGTGATCATCGGCATCCTGGCCCTGGTCACGGTGACCAGCCTGGTGGCCAAGCGCCGGGCGGAGGCTCGTGACGCGGACGACGGTGCGCCGCCGCGTCGGGAGACGGTCGGGTCCGAGGTCTCCTGA
- a CDS encoding cryptochrome/photolyase family protein — protein sequence MTAVLWLRRDLRRRDHPALLAARDAAGGADLVIAFVVDPRLWDGGGPVRRAWLAANLRALDESLGGALTLLHGDPRAVLPALAQRVSASSLHVSRETTPSGSRRDDAVREALGATGVDWVETGTPYAVGPGLVTNGSDEPYKVFTPFARAWRRHGWPDPAPTPRELPLRHARNDADATAALDAALSAPDLPALPPAGEDAALRRFRAFRDDHLAGYDDDRDRPALDATSRMSPYLKLGVVHPRTLLAQLGERSGTGADSFRTELAWREFYADVLHHNPRSAWHDLRPALQGMRYDAPEDAIEAWKRGETGYPVVDAGMRQLLAEGWMHNRVRMITASFLTKDLHVWWPVGARHFLDHLADGDLASNNHGWQWVAGTGTDASPYFRVFNPVTQGEKFDPDGEYVRRWVPELRHLPGKAAHQPWEHADGYTHGYPERVVDHAAERQEALDRLAAVKGR from the coding sequence GTGACCGCCGTGCTCTGGCTGCGCCGCGACCTGCGCCGCCGCGACCACCCGGCCCTGCTCGCCGCGCGTGACGCCGCCGGGGGCGCCGACCTGGTGATCGCGTTCGTCGTCGATCCGCGGCTCTGGGACGGCGGCGGCCCCGTGCGGCGGGCCTGGCTGGCCGCCAACCTGCGCGCCCTCGACGAGTCCCTGGGAGGTGCGCTCACCCTGCTGCACGGGGACCCTCGCGCGGTGCTGCCGGCGCTGGCCCAGCGGGTCTCGGCCTCGTCGCTGCACGTCTCACGCGAGACCACCCCCTCGGGGAGTCGGCGCGACGACGCGGTCCGGGAGGCGCTGGGCGCGACCGGGGTCGACTGGGTCGAGACCGGCACGCCCTACGCCGTCGGCCCCGGCCTCGTCACCAACGGCTCCGACGAGCCGTACAAGGTCTTCACGCCGTTCGCGCGGGCCTGGCGCCGGCACGGGTGGCCCGACCCCGCGCCCACCCCGCGCGAGCTCCCGCTGCGGCACGCCCGCAACGACGCCGACGCCACCGCGGCCCTCGACGCCGCGCTCTCCGCGCCCGACCTGCCCGCGCTCCCACCCGCCGGCGAGGACGCGGCGCTGCGTCGCTTCCGGGCCTTCCGCGACGACCACCTGGCGGGCTACGACGACGACCGCGACCGACCGGCCCTCGACGCCACCTCGCGGATGTCGCCCTACCTCAAGCTGGGGGTCGTGCACCCGCGCACCCTGCTGGCGCAGCTGGGCGAGCGCAGCGGCACGGGCGCCGACTCCTTCCGCACCGAGCTGGCCTGGCGCGAGTTCTACGCCGACGTGCTGCACCACAACCCGCGGAGCGCGTGGCACGACCTGCGCCCGGCCCTGCAGGGCATGCGCTACGACGCGCCCGAGGACGCCATCGAGGCCTGGAAGCGGGGCGAGACCGGCTATCCCGTGGTCGACGCCGGGATGCGCCAGCTGCTGGCCGAGGGGTGGATGCACAACCGCGTCCGGATGATCACGGCCAGCTTCCTCACCAAGGACCTGCACGTCTGGTGGCCGGTGGGGGCGCGGCACTTCCTCGACCACCTGGCCGACGGCGACCTCGCGTCCAACAACCACGGCTGGCAGTGGGTCGCCGGCACGGGCACGGACGCCTCGCCGTACTTCCGGGTGTTCAACCCGGTGACGCAGGGCGAGAAGTTCGACCCCGACGGCGAGTACGTGCGCCGGTGGGTGCCCGAGCTGCGGCACCTGCCCGGCAAGGCGGCGCATCAGCCGTGGGAGCACGCCGACGGCTACACGCACGGCTACCCGGAGCGGGTCGTCGACCACGCGGCCGAGCGCCAGGAGGCCCTCGACCGGCTGGCTGCCGTCAAGGGGCGCTGA